A region of Panthera uncia isolate 11264 chromosome D4, Puncia_PCG_1.0, whole genome shotgun sequence DNA encodes the following proteins:
- the LOC125920731 gene encoding 60S ribosomal protein L26-like: GEGEGEELFPFCGHRWSCRGQYEGQSVLASDRSTSHKRHFSAPSHIRRKIMSSPLFKELQQKYNVRSMPIRKDDEVQVVRGHYKGQQIGKVVQVYRRKYVICMEEVQGEKANGTTVHVGIRPSKVVITRLKLDKDCKKILERKAKSRQIGKEKGKYKEETIKKVQE; this comes from the coding sequence ggagaaggagaaggagaagaactCTTCCCTTTTTGCGGCCATCGCTGGAGCTGCCGCGGCCAATATGAAGGCCAGTCCGTTTTGGCCTCTGACCGGAGCACGAGCCATAAAAGGCATTTCAGTGCACCTTCCCACATTCGCAGGAAGATTATGTCTTCCCCTCTTTTCAAGGAGCTGCAACAGAAGTACAATGTTCGATCCATGCCCATCCGGAAGGACGATGAAGTACAGGTTGTGCGAGGACACTACAAAGGTCAGCAAATTGGCAAAGTAGTCCAGGTTTACAGGAGGAAATACGTCATCTGCATGGAAGAAGTACAGGGAGAGAAGGCAAATGGCACAACTGTCCACGTGGGCATCCGCCCCAGCAAGGTGGTCATCACTAGACTAAAACTGGACAAAGACTGCAAAAAGATCCTTGAGCGCAAAGCTAAATCTCGccaaataggaaaggaaaagggcaaatataaggaagaaacaattaaaaaggtGCAGGAATAA